Part of the Pseudomonas chlororaphis genome, CACCTCTTGCCGCTTGCGCCCCGCGAGCCTGGAAAAAAGCCGTTGCGCCACGCGCAGTTGGCACAACGCCACGCCCGACAGCGTCAACGCGGCACCGATCACCAGGCGCTGGCTGATCCCTTCTGCGAGCAGGATCTGGCTGACGGCGATCGCGAACAACGGCACCAGGAGCAGGTACGGGCTCAGTTGCTGCATCGAATTACGCCCCAGCAACCAGAACCACAGGCCGAACCCCAGCAGGCCGCCACTGAGCGCCGTATACACGACCGCCCACCAGGCCTGGGCGCTGGCCGCCTGGACACTTGCCCATTGCCCGCCTTCCTGGATGAACGACCATAGCAGCAGTTGCGGTGCGGCAATCACAGCGGTCCAGGCACTCAACGCCAGCGGGTCCAACGGCCCGAGGCGCTTGGTCAACACCGACCCGAGCGCGAAGGCCAGGGCCGCCAGCGCCACCAGCAGCATGCCCACGACACTCCCGCTCGCCGACGGTTTGGCCAGCAGCACCAGCACCCCGGCGAACGCCAGCACGATGCCCACCAGCACCTGCACCTTGAGCACTTCGCCCAACAACGCGAACGCCAGGATCAGGGTAAAGGGGGCCGCCAACTGGTAGATGATCGCCGAGGTCGAGGCATCTACCCGGGCGATGCCGCAATACAGCAAGCCAAAGTGCAAGGTGCCGGTGATCGTCGCGACCAGCGCCACGGTCCCGAATTGTTCGCGCTTGAGACGCTTGAGCAACGGCAGGAGAAACAGCGCCATGATCGCGTAGCGCATGGCGACCATGAGGATCGGTGGCAACTCGGCGCCGCCGATCTTCACGGCGGTGACCTGCGCGCCCCAGAGCAGCGCGACCAGCAGCGCCAGCAATGAATCTTTCAATGGCATGACGGTTATCCCTTCTGAAACTGAATGGGGCGCAGGATCCGTTCCGGCTTGGCCGGCACGAGCCCCGTGGGGTGAAGTCGACGGTGGTGCTCGCAGAGCCGGTCCAGCGTCTCGCACAAGGCCTGCTCCGCTTCGGGGTCGTGGGCCAGTTGTGTCTGGAAACACGGTGGAAAGCCCGACCCCACCAGGATCATTTTGTTGAGCAGCACGTTCAACGCGACCTGGGAGAAAACGGCCGTGTGCCCATAGCGCCGGCCGACGACCGCAATCGCCGCGAGCTTGTCGCGCAAGGGGCGCTGGCGCGGCCGCAGGAAGCCGTAGCCGACGCGCTCCAGGAACGCCTGGAAGCGACTGTTGGTACCGTAGGCGTGCATGACGGGGAGGTAGAGCACCGCATCGGCGCGATCCAGCCGCGCCACCAACTGCCCGACGTCGTCCTGCATCGCGCAGTCCTGTTCCGAGCAGGCGTTATCGGCGTCGCAGTAGTCGATCCGGTAGTCCTTGAGCCAGATGGCATCGACCTCGACCTCCTCGCCCAGGTGGCGGCGCACCAGCGCCACCACCCGTGCACTGACCCCACAAGGTCGGCTGGAACCGACAATGATGGTCAGGTTCATGATTCAGGACGCCTCCCGCAGCCCTTCTTCACTCACCAGGTAAGCGCGTAACGCCTCCTCCATCAGTTGCCCGGTCAGCCACAACGTGACACGCGCCACTTCCTTGATCTGGCGGCGATGCTCTTCGGTCTTCACCGCTCGTTGCATGGCCACGCGCACTTCCTCGGCATGCTTCTCATCAATGGTCGAGTGAGCGACGAAGAAGGTCATCTGCTCGTCCTTCAGGCCCAGGTCGGCGCGGAACCGTTCCAGGATCGGCTGGATGTGCTCGTAGACGTCCTCGGCCCAGTAGCTGTAGCCCAGCCGCGCAATCGGCCCTTTGCGGATCGCCACGTCGTTGAGGAACGCAATCAGCGCCTGGGTCGGCGCCAGGGGCGCCGGCATTTCCTGCGGCAGCAGCCCGACCGATTCGAGGTCGCGCAGCACCATGCGCTCGTGGCCCAGCTCTTCCAGGGCGTGCTTGTAGACGAAACGCAGCAGGGTCGTTTCTTCCGGATCGGCGCTGAAGGCACACGCGGCCTGGTTGACCGAGTTGTAGCGGGTGTAGTGGTACACCTGCAGCATCAACTGCTGATAGAGCGCGGGCGATGTCGGGTTTTCCTGACTGAATTTCCAGTAGGCGCCCTGCTTGATCTGGGCCCAGCCCGCGTCGACGATGGCGTCGAGTTCCTTGAAGAATGCTTGCATTTCAAATGGCTCCTTTAACGGTGTGGTAAACATTTTCGAGTTCCAGGTACACGAGGCTGTAGCGCCGCTCGACCTGCTCTCCGGTCCAGGTCACGTCATCCACCAGCACGCGCCCGCCCAGGCCGACATACAGCGCGGCCAACGGGCCGCGACACAGTGCCGAGATGAACCGAAGATGGGTGTTGGCCCTCAGCCAGATGGCCGCTTGCAAGAGAAACAGGCGCAGGTGCCGTCCCCCGCGATAGCGCTCATCCAGCACCAGGCGATTGGCATCGAAGGCATCGGTCGATTGCTGGAAATAGGCGTGCACGTTGACGGCCCGCTCGACGAAACTCAGGCCATGGCCCAGGGGCGTGACGCGCAGGGTCCCGACCACTTCGTCGTTGTCCAGGTAGACCAGGTGATAGGACAAGGCGTCGCGCAACTGCTCTCGTCGCTCGAAGTCATCCTCCCTGGCCGGGTTGGTCCCCAGGTAACGGTTGCGCAGTTGCCGGACAGACTCGAACAGCTCATTGGCGTGGTCGATCACGCGAACAGACAGGCTCATCGCTGACCTCACTGGCCTTGACGCTGATCGACGATGCGCGCTTCTTTCCAGCTGAACCAACTGCCGAGGTTCACGTGATCGGCCAGGTCGCTCACCACCATGACCGTGGCCTCGACCCCCAGCCGTTCGCGCAGGCGTTCCTTGATCAGCAGCACCAGGCGGCCGCGGTCGCCCTCGAAGAAGCGCGACATCTCCAGCTTGGCGATGACGGTATCGCGATCATTGGCGCGACTGAGGACGATCTGGTAGCCAAGGCACTGCTTGACGCCTTCAAGCAGCGCCTGCTCGATCTGCGCGGCCGAGAAGGCACGATCATTCAGTTGCACCGCGTCCTTCACCCGGCCGACCACCTTGACGGTCTGGCGCATCGATTGCGGGTAGCCGGGCCGCGACTGGATCGAGACCAGGTCCCCGGTGCGGTAGCGAACCAAAGGCTTGCTGCCGGGAATCAACATGGTCACGCACAGCTCGCCATCGCCGGTGCTGCCCAGGCTTTGCCCGGACTTGGGGTCGAGCACTTCGATGATGTAGTTGAGGCGATGGGGAACCAGTTGATCGTTGGCGTTGCAGGCCGCGATGATCATCGCTTCCTGGGAGCCATACAGGCTGTTGTAGGCCTGCGCGCCCCACAAGCTGTAGAGGTTGTTCTTCAACGCCGGCGTGCACAGTTCGCCGCTCATCATGAAGGCGCGCAAGGCGAAATCCTCGCGCGGATTGAAGCCCTGGCGCTCGGCTTCCTTCGCCATGGCCAGCAACAACCCCGGCGCAGATGCGAGCACGCCGATGCGCAGATCCTTGAGCAACTGCAGGGACTTGGCCCAGCCGATCACCGGCGAGTGCGGCCAGATCTTGGCATTGCACAGGTCAAGCTGGGTGCAGACATCGCCCAGGGTGTCACCGAAGGAATGGACCTCGGTCGGGCCCATGATGCCGACGACCGTCTTCTCCCCCGGAAAATGCTTTTCGATCACGGCCTGGTAGGCCATGGCCAGTTGGCGATTGCTCGCGTAGCTTTCCTTGCGGTCCCGTGGGCATGGCGTGGCAGGCCCGGTGGTGCCCGTGGTCTCGTAGTAGAAGATGCTGTCTTCGAGGGGGCCGGACAAGATGTCGAAACCGGCCTCGCGCAGGTCATCCTTGGTGGTGAAAGGCACGCTGGCAAGGTCATCCAGAGTCAGCGAACGCTCGTCGACCTGGGCGAGGTGCCTGGAGTAGAACGGCGAGGATCGCTTCACATGGCCGATCACTTCCCGCAACTGTTCCTGGTGCCATGCCGCCAGCGCGGCGTCGCTGAGGACGTCGGTCCAATAGGCCTGGTGGATCGGATCGTACCGTTTCTTGAATGTCTCTAGATGCTCTTTCATGTCAGCCGCTCAGGGTTGATGGGTTACTGAAACTCAACGGCCGCTACGTTAGTGACTGAAGTTACAAATACCCAGCTGAGCGATTACACAGTTGTGCGCACACGCGTTTCTTGTTATGAGCACGCGCGTTTACATAATGGACAGGGACAGCGTTTGCGCTGATCAACATTAAGCAATGAATGAAAGATGAATATCCGTCCCGGTTTACGGTTGACAGCCCAGGGGGGCACTGGTAATTTCGCCGCACTGCCGTTTATTTCCCGCAGTGCCTAGCCAAGACTGGGATGTCTAAAATGTACTATCACCTTTCTGCTATCAGTTCCTCCCACAGCTGCCCCGACAGCTGTTCCCGGGCCATTCTGGCCATCTTCAAAAGCAATATCTGGCGTCGCTAATCCAGCGAAGACCAGCGCCTGTCTGCTGCCTGCCAGCAACATCCTGACTCTTCATCCTTGAACTCGAAGGCGTTCGCGCCTTGTGCCCTGCACGTTGACTGGCCGCAATCCGTGGCCGGCCTGGTATTGCGCGCGGCATAAACAGCGTTCGTCCCGAACATTCAGGATATTCGTCCATTCCTATTTAAAGTGTTTACGCACTTTATATTTCCGTGGCGCTCTTTTAATGGAGTGCCTGAATCGCTGCACCTCGAAAATGGTATTAACCGTGAACAGAAAATTAATTGACGTCAAAGTAACTCGCCGTGAAGAACGTCGACCCATGGACGCATTGGGTATATATGCAAGTGCCGCGGCTCAACGAGGTCGTGAGTCTGTCTTTATTCTTGAATCACTCTCCGGCCCGAGCCGCGACCGCCGCGCGACGATCATCGGGCTCGACCCGCTCTTCGAAGTATGCATCGATGAAGGCCAGGCACAATTGCGCGGTTGCCCTGCGCTTTGCGAGCACCTGCGCGAGCACCTGCAACAAGACGGCGTGCAGATCGATCACGAACACAAGATCCACCTGCCGGACAGCGAGGCGGCTTGGAACCTG contains:
- a CDS encoding transcriptional regulator; this encodes MQAFFKELDAIVDAGWAQIKQGAYWKFSQENPTSPALYQQLMLQVYHYTRYNSVNQAACAFSADPEETTLLRFVYKHALEELGHERMVLRDLESVGLLPQEMPAPLAPTQALIAFLNDVAIRKGPIARLGYSYWAEDVYEHIQPILERFRADLGLKDEQMTFFVAHSTIDEKHAEEVRVAMQRAVKTEEHRRQIKEVARVTLWLTGQLMEEALRAYLVSEEGLREAS
- a CDS encoding FMN reductase — encoded protein: MNLTIIVGSSRPCGVSARVVALVRRHLGEEVEVDAIWLKDYRIDYCDADNACSEQDCAMQDDVGQLVARLDRADAVLYLPVMHAYGTNSRFQAFLERVGYGFLRPRQRPLRDKLAAIAVVGRRYGHTAVFSQVALNVLLNKMILVGSGFPPCFQTQLAHDPEAEQALCETLDRLCEHHRRLHPTGLVPAKPERILRPIQFQKG
- a CDS encoding coenzyme F390 synthetase, whose amino-acid sequence is MKEHLETFKKRYDPIHQAYWTDVLSDAALAAWHQEQLREVIGHVKRSSPFYSRHLAQVDERSLTLDDLASVPFTTKDDLREAGFDILSGPLEDSIFYYETTGTTGPATPCPRDRKESYASNRQLAMAYQAVIEKHFPGEKTVVGIMGPTEVHSFGDTLGDVCTQLDLCNAKIWPHSPVIGWAKSLQLLKDLRIGVLASAPGLLLAMAKEAERQGFNPREDFALRAFMMSGELCTPALKNNLYSLWGAQAYNSLYGSQEAMIIAACNANDQLVPHRLNYIIEVLDPKSGQSLGSTGDGELCVTMLIPGSKPLVRYRTGDLVSIQSRPGYPQSMRQTVKVVGRVKDAVQLNDRAFSAAQIEQALLEGVKQCLGYQIVLSRANDRDTVIAKLEMSRFFEGDRGRLVLLIKERLRERLGVEATVMVVSDLADHVNLGSWFSWKEARIVDQRQGQ
- a CDS encoding acetyltransferase, whose protein sequence is MSLSVRVIDHANELFESVRQLRNRYLGTNPAREDDFERREQLRDALSYHLVYLDNDEVVGTLRVTPLGHGLSFVERAVNVHAYFQQSTDAFDANRLVLDERYRGGRHLRLFLLQAAIWLRANTHLRFISALCRGPLAALYVGLGGRVLVDDVTWTGEQVERRYSLVYLELENVYHTVKGAI